CAAGTTCCACGAAAAGTGGAAACTGAAATTCTATTTGGCGATAAAACCTACCTCTAAACGCGGTCGATCATCTTCAAGGGACTTCGATAGAGGTTTTCTCACATATCGACAAATGCATCACGGACGCGGTTCCAGAACGGGAACGGACGGTACCTTGCAAAGCTGACCTTGCGGGTAGAGACACTGCAGCGTATGGAGCGGATATCGGTCCGTTGAAGACTGAGATGATCGATCGTTAGCAGCAAGCGCTGTTCCTTTTTCGAAATAATATCGCAGTGATGATGCTGCGGCAGCAGGAACGACGATCCAAGCGTCCGGTACACGCGGTTGTTAATCGACGCGATCTCGGCAATCTGCAGCGATTCAATGGACGGGTGAACGATAGCGCCGCCGACGCTTTTGTTGTAAGCCGTGCTTCCAGACGGGGTGGAAATGACGATTCCGTCTCCCCGGAACATTTCGAAAGACTCATCGTTAACGCTAAGCTGTACGACGAGAGTAGCGTCAACGCCTTTTAGCGTAAATTCGTTTAGCGCCAGGTAGTAATAATTTTGCTCATCGGTCTCCACCGCGATTTCCGCAAGCGGATAACGGACGAGATGGGGCGTTTCTTCCGCCATCAAGGTGACAAGCGTCTCTAATTCATCTGCTTTCCAGTCGGCGTAAAAGCCAAGATGACCCGTATGAATACCAACAAAGGATACATCGGTTACCCGTTCGGTATATTTGTGGAAAGCCTGGAGCAGCGTTCCGTCTCCGCCGATAGACACAATGATGTCCGGTGTTTCGTCATGACGCTTAAGTCCGCGTTCTGCCGCCAGCTGATGGAATCGCTCCGCTAATGATTTCGATAATTGATCGCCACGATCGATGACTGCATATTTCAAGAAATTTAAACCCCTTCCGGCCTATTGCAAAGATACTAATGATGATATAGGAATATGGCTTCAAATTCAACGCCGATACAAAAGTTTAAGGTGCGAGCCATCCCCATAGTAAATAAACGAGTGCAACGGAGATAAAAGCATGAGCCAGGCGGGCCAGCATTAGCGGCATATAACGCAGATCCGTGCGGCTTAGCAAGCTTAGCACCTGGGCATGAACGGAAAGCCCTCCCCAAGACAAAATCCATGCGGCAATAGCGGCCTGATGCATCAATCCGGTACCTGCTTCCCCCGCAGCCCGCGCACCAAGCGTTACCTCGAATAAGCCAAACACTATGGCGTCGGCCAGCTTCGCCGGAAGCCCAACAGCGCCGAACAGTAACCGCAGCCCTTCGGCCAATGCCTCAACAACGCCAGCATGAGTGAGAAGCTCCATCACAACGGAGAAAAAAACGACAAGTCCGCCTACAACCATCATAAGACGCAGCGCGGATTGAATGCTGTCCTGCAGCAGCTTGCCGAGACTTCGGCCATCCAGAAGCCTGGCTTCATGCATCGCTTTGGTTGCTTCAACCAGCCGGGAGCTCCGGCGTGAAGGCGCCCGCCTTAGGGATTCGGTAACCGGCTCGTGGCGGTCATGGAACCGCATGAGAAGTCCGATAATAAAAGCACCGCCATAGTGGGCGACTGCAAGCACGGGAGCGAGTGCGGCATTGTGGAAAAAACCGACCGACACTGCACCGATCAGAAAGATCGGATCCGATGTTGTCGTAAAAGCAACAAGCCGCTCGCCCTCCGCGCGTTTGACAAGGCCCTGCTCCCACAGCTGGGCGGTAAGCCTTGCCCCAACCGGATAGCCGGATACATATCCCATCGTCACGACAAAGCTTCCGATGCCAGGAAGGCGAAATAATGGCCTCATCAACGGATCTAGCAGCTTGCCGAAGAAATGGACAATCCCGAAGCCGAGCAGCAGCTCGGAAATAACGAAGAAAGGGAAAAGGGCCGGGAATAAGACCTGCCACCATATCGATAATCCCCGCAGCGCCGACTCGAGAGTTTGGGAGGGGAACACGGCCATCAGCAGGACGATGAGCAAGGCGATAAGGCCGGTTATCGATGCCGGCCGGGTAAGCGTTCGGAGCATGGATGCGTCCTCCTTTGGACTTTTGGACATGCGGAAAAACATAATGTACAACCCCTACATGAGGTATATGAAGAAAGGTGGACATCCATCACTACAGGCGTAGTTTTCGCGACGGAAAATTTTTTTCATAATTCTAAGAAAACGCTTGCAAAAAGGGCTGGACGGTCCGTTTTTTTATGTTACAATGGAGTTACCTTTGAAGGCTTGGAGTGATGATAATGAGTATAATCGCTGGCATTCTGGTCTGTGCGTTTGTGTATGTCATCCGAGAATCACTGACAGCACCGGGAGAAGAGGACTACGAAGGTTAATCGTTGCAGCTAATCAATAATAATCCCGCATTGGTGACGATGCGGGGTTTTTTTTGTGTTATAATACTAAATACCTACATGATGGAGATGAAATTGACGATGAATAGGAATATAAGCCTTTATGAAGCAATTGGTGGAGCTGAGACTTTAAGACGAATCGTTGAGTCTTTTTACCCTAAGGTGCAGGCGCATGAGCTGCTTGGTCCACTATTTCCGGAAAACATCATCCCCGTTATGGAGAAGCAGATTATGTTTTTAACGCAGTTTTTTGGAGGACCTACGCTGTTTTCCGATGAATACGGCCATCCAATGATGCGGGCGCGGCATATGCCTTTTCCGATCACGCCGAAGCATGCGGAAGCCTGGCTTGATTGCATGAAGCGGGCACTGCAGGAGGCTTCCGGCCTCGATGAAGAGCTTCAAGCGTACATTATTGAGAGATTGTCAGGTCCGGCCAACCATTTTGTGAACACACCCGAATAGGAGATGGATGGGTATGGAGCCGCTCTATCAGACAAAGATGAATTGCATTTGCTGTGAGACCATCTTTACGACATCACGAGTTCGCCCAAGCTTTAAAAAAGCGGTGGCTATCGATTCTGATTTTTGCGGTTATTACCGGGCGGAAGCAAATCCGGAGTTTTACGTAGTCCGGGTCTGTCCGACTTGCGGATTTGCAACAACGGAGAATGGTACGCAAAGGCTTACCGAGCGGCAGCGCAAAGAATATTTGGAGCAGATCGGCTCACGCTGGACTCCATATGATTATGGCGGTGAACGCGATGCGGCGCAGGCGATGAAGGTGTACAAGCTGGCCCTATTGTCGGCGCAGGCGGTTGAGGAAAAGCCTAGGGTTATAGCGGGTATTCTGCATCATATTGCATGGTTATACCGTTACGAGGGAAATCAGCAGGAGGAGCTGCGTTTTATGCGGTTCGCTCTCCAGGCATATATTAAGGTCTACGAGGAAGAAGGCTCGCAATTAAACAATGCGAAGCTGATGTATATTATCGGGGAACTCAACCGGCGAACGGGCGAGCTGTCGGAAGCGGTAAAATGGTTCTCGCGTATTGTCAGCGACAAGCGCATTATGGATGAGGCCATGATCCGGCGGAGCCGCGAGCAATGGCAGCTTATCCGGGAACAGCTGGAGCAGGGGCAGCCGGTATCGCCGGCCGCTGCGACGGGAGAGAATGAAGCTCCCGTGCAGACGACGGCGTAAAGGCTTGTCCTGCATCAATGGCTTAGCCTGCGGAGCCGCTGATCCGTCAGCATGTAGTCTTGGTCCATATCGAGGACCGTGACTTTGTTATGGCAGCAAGGGAAGACAAGCAGCTTTTTCTTGCCATGCTGAATGTCCTCGATCTCCCGAACGCGAAGAGGGATGAGTACGTTCTCGCTGCTGCAGAAGGGGCAGCTGGGAACGTAAACGTCCTTCATTACAATGTCATAGGGCCAAGTCCTCTCAAACGGAATCATGAGGACGACTCCTCCGTACCAGGAGCGGATTCAGACGGTTTTCCAGCCTCTGCTTCCGCTTTTGCCAGTTCGGTCAGCTTCTGCAGTAATATATGTTTAGGCATATGCATTAAATGCTCGAGCGGCACGCCAAGCTGCTTGGACAACTTGATTGCTGTTTCGGGTGAAATTTGCAAGGGTTGTGACATGGTGTTATTCCTCCAATCTGGATATAATTAAGTTATACACCGCTGAAGCAAGATTGCGCAAATTTATTTGTCGATCTTTTTGTGGCGGTTTTTTCTATTGAAGGCTTACATAAGGAAGGCCAATACGAACGCGAAGGAGAGGAACGGTTGAATGACGACTAGCAATTATCCAATGAAATGGGATTTGGAGACGTTTTATGAAGGAGGCTCGGGTTCGGCCGCTTTCGCCAGTGAATTGGTCGGCATCGAGAAGGATGTGGCAGAGCTGGACCGGCTGCTGTCCGACAGTTCCCTGGAGGCCAAGAAAAAGATTGAAGATACGACGGCTATTCTGCAGTCCGTGCTGATCCGTCTGCGTCAATCGGAATCATTCGTTGAATGCCTGCAGGCACAAAATATGAAAGACTCCGCGGCTAGCGGCTTAAGCGACCGCGTAAAAACGATCAGCGCCAAGCTGCTTGGAGCGTTAACGCGTTACGATAATGAGCTTCGCCAGATTGGCGATGAGGAATGGGCCGGTATCGTTAGCGACGGTCCGCTTGGCGAGATCGCATTCAGCTTGTCCGAACGCCGCGAGCTGGCGAAGGAAAAGCTTGCTCCTGAGCTTGAAGCGCTCGCCGGCGATCTTGCGGTTGACGGTTATCACGGCTGGGGAGCTCTGTACGATCTGATCGTATCCCGTGCGAAGTTTACGGATATCGGCGAGAACGGTGAAGAGAAGGTTCTATCCGCAGGACAAATGTTCAACCGGCTGTCGGACGGCGATCGTTCGGTCCGTATCCGTGCTTTTGCCGAATGGGAACGCGAGTGGGGCGATGCCGCGGAGCTGTGTGCGGATGCGCTTAACCGTCTTGCAGGCTTCAGACTGAAGCTGTACGGCAAACGCGGCTGGGAATCGGTGTTGAAGGAGCCGCTGCAAATTAACCGGATGTCCGAGGATACCTTCAACGCGATGTGGTCGGCGATCAACGAAGGCAAGCCGAAGCTTGTCCGTTACCTGGAACGGAAGGCGAAGCTGTTGGGTCTGGAAAAGCTGGATTGGCATGATGTCAGCGCGCCGCTTGGTTCTTCGGCACGAACAATAAGCTTTGACGAAGGTGCGAAGTTTATCGTGGAGCAGTTCCGCAAGTTCAGCCCGGATATGGCGGATTTCTCGGAAGTGGCCTTCCGTGACGCCTGGATCGAAGCGGAAGACCGTGCGGGCAAGCGCCCCGGCGGTTTCTGTACTTCTTTCCCTAAGAGCCGCCAGACGCGGATTTTCATGACCTACTCGGGCACTGCGGATAACGTTTCGACGCTTGCCCATGAGCTTGGACATGCGTACCATCAATATGTCATGGACGATCTGCCGGCGCTGTCGCAGGAATACGCGATGAACGTAGCGGAGACGGCATCCACTTTTGCCGAGCTTATCGTATCGGATTCGGCGATGAAGACGGCTGTTGACCGCGAAGAAAAGCTGGGCCTCCTGGAGGACAAAATCCAGAACGCCGTTGCGTTCTTTATGAACATCCATGCCCGGGTATTGTTCGAAACGCGCTTCTATGAGGAGCGTAAGCAAGGTATCGTACCGGTAGAGAAGCTGAACAGTCTCATGGAAGAAGCTCAGCGCGAAGCATTCAGCGGAGCGCTTGGCGAGCTGCATCCGCATTTCTGGGCCTCCAAGCTTCACTTCTATATTACAAGCGTACCGTTCTACAACTTCCCGTATACGTTTGGCTACCTGTTCAGCGCGGGAATCTATGCACGCGCTCTGGAGGAAGGACCGGCGTTCGCGGAACGTTACGTGCAGCTTCTGCGCGATACCGGCCGCATGACGGTAGAGGAGCTGGCGAAAAAGCATCTTGGCGTCAACCTCGAAGAAGCCGATTTCTGGCGCGATGCGGTTGAGCTTACAACGAAGGATATCGACCTATTCCTGGAATTGACGGAATAGGTATTGGGGAAAACGCATCATCCTTGGGATGATGCGTTTTTTTATCTTCAAAGAGCAGCTCTCGCTCATTTAGTGAATGATTCGATCGTCCAGGTTTTCCTTGTTAACGACATAAGAATGGACGCGCTGTTTTCCTCCCCCGCAAGGAAGCAACAGGTTGAGCTTTGCCAGCTCTCTTAAAATGGAGCGTGCCGTTTCAATGTGAACGGTTAGGTAAGTACTGACCTCGCGAGCGCGGAGTGGTTTTTCGGTACGCAAAGCAAGGCGTAATACTTCGTGCTGGATGATTGCATCTGATGAACGCTCCGTGTAATGCCGGTCCAACCAAGTGCTCATAAACTGTTGCACGATTTGCTCGCACATCCGTGGTCTGTCGCAGATATCGTCATAGGAAAACCTTAGAATTCGCCATCCATCAATAACTAAGTGATTTTGCCGGATGCGATCATCTGAGAAATGGTTACGGCTAGCCTGCGATAAGTGAGGTCCAAAACCATCAATCTCAATACTCAGTTTAAGTGGGTATTTGAGGTAAGCAAAGTCAAGATACCTTGCGCCGTCACGGAAGTCGGCTACCTTATACTCCGGATGCAAGTTCTCAAAGTTACGAAAAGCCGTAAACCACACATTTTTTAAGAACAATCTTTCGGCATGTGCATGTCCTTGCATGAGCCTTTCTTTGTCTTTTCCATTGAGCTTTTTCAGGTGCATTTCATACCACTTTTGATGAACAGATTCGAAAGACATAGTTTTAAGCTCCTTTCAAAAATAAAACACGCCGCTTTCCAAGACGCTATGCGTCAAGGAAGCGGCGTGTTCTTCACGACCGGAAGTTAGATTTAGTTTCAGTTTACCATTATTTGTGCGGTTTGTTCAAGTGGGAGGGTAAGTAAGAGGGAAAAACCGACTTGCGAGCGGTTGGTGGGAGCGGAGAGGAATGGAGGAAGGTAAATAAGAGGGAAAAACCGACTTGCGAGCGGTTGGTGGGAGCGGAGAGGAATGGAGGAAGGTAAATAAGAGGGAAAAACCGACTTGCGAGCGGTTGGTGGGAGCGGAGAGGAATGGAGGAAGGTAAATAAGAGGGAAAAACCGACTTGCGAGCGGTTGGTGGGAGCGGAGAGGAATGGAGGAAGGTAAATAAGAGGGAAAAACCGACTTGCGAGCGGTTGGTGGGAGCGGAGAGGAATGGAGGAAGGTAAATAAGAGGAAAAAACCGACTTGCGAGCGGTTGGTGGGAGCGGAGAGGAATGGAGGAAGGTAGATAAGAGGAAAAAAACGACTTGCGGGCGGTTGGTGGGAGAGGAGAGGATGTGAGGAAGGTAAATAAGAGGGAAAAACCGACTTGCGGGCGGTTGGTGGGAGCGGAGAGGAATGGAGGAAGGTAAATAAGAGGAAAAACCGACTTGCGAGCGGTTGGTGGGAGCGGAGAGGGAGTGGGAAAGGTGAATAAGAGTAAGAAACCGACTTGCATGGGGCTGGGAGAACTAGCAGGAGCGGAGATTGGGTTCGGTTGACCGGCAACTAGAAAAAAAGTGCAGGACTCCTGTCCTACTGGCTATATGCATAGCATAAATAGAGCACAATTCGGATGTGTTAGAACATATATTGTGTAATAAATATATATGTGCTATATTAAATCCGATTAATGATGGTTATATAGGTTAATGTGTGTAATAAAAGGATGAGAGGGTGAACCGTTATCCAGCTATCGAATCGCCAGCTAGAATTGCTTGAGCTCGTTAAAAAGCATGCGCCGATTACAGGGGAGCAGCTTGCGGAGTATATGGGCGTCAGCCGCCCAACGCTGCGCTCGGACCTGTCCCTGCTTGTGATGCTGAACCTGCTTGACGCGAAGCCGAAGGTTGGCTATTTTCTCGGTGAAGCCTACCGTTCGACCGACGACACGGCAACGCGTCAGCGCTTTGACAATATCAAGGTTCACGAGATCCAGGGGGTTCCGGTCAATATTCCGGAGACGTTATCCGTACAGGATGCGGTTATCACCTTGTTCACGGAGAACGCCAACACGCTGCTGATCGTGGACGAGAACAAGAATCTCGCGGGTATCGTGACTCCCAAGGATCTGCTGAAGATCACGCTTGGTAATCCGGGCGCAGGTGCCATACCGGTCAGCATGGTGATGACGCGTTATCCGAATATCGTTACGCTTGTTCCTGAAGAATCCGTTTCGGATGCGATTCGAAAAATGATGCTCCATCAAGTTGACTGCCTGCCGGTTATTATTCCCGGTGAAGGCGGAGCGGAAATTAGCGGATGGGTGTCGAAATCGAACATTATCCGGCTGATGTCGGATATTGCAACAGCTGCGGAACTGGGGGATTAGGAGCTTATGTCAGAGCAAATTATCTACGTTTGTTCAGATGCGGTAGGGGAGACAGCAGAAGCCGTCGCGAAAGCGACCTTGCGGCAGTTCGCATCCGATCATGTCAAGATTAAACGGTTCGGCCACGTAAAGACCGAAGAGGAAGTTATCCAGATTGTTGCTGAAGCCGCCCGTACCGGCGGGTTTATCAGCTATACGCTTGTTCAGCCGGAGCTGCGCGAGCTAATGAAGGAAGAATCGTTCCGCTGGGGAGTACGGGCGGTTGACGTAATGGGCCCGATGATGCAGGCTTTTGTTGACACATTCGGCAGTTCTCCAAAACGTAAGCCTGGACTTCTCCATTCCATCGACGACGATTATTACCGCCGGATGGAAGCGATCGAGTTTGCCGTTAAATACGACGACGGCAAGGATGCCCGCGGCCTGATGCAGGCTCAAGTGGTGCTCATCGGCGTATCGAGGACGTCCAAGACTCCGCTGAGCATCTTCTTGTCCCATAAAGGAATCAAGACGGCCAATCTGCCTCTTATGCCGGAGGTCAAACCACCTGCCGAGCTTACGCCGGCACCGGGCCGTTTAATTGTAGGGCTTACGATGAAGCCTGAGCATTTGCTGCATATCCGGACTGAACGTCTCAAGACGCTAGGCCTTCCGGAGTCCGCGCAATATGCTTCCATGGAGCGGATTATGGAGGAACTCGCCTACGCTTCCAGCGTGATGGAGGCATTCCAATGCCCGGTTATAGATGTTACGAATCGCGCGATTGAAGAGACCGCGGGACTTATTATCGAGCAATTATCTTAGGTACCCATTGAAAATCCTGCACAAAAAAACGCCGCCAACGTATTTATCGCATAAATATGGCAATACGTATGAGAGGATGCCCAAAAATGTTAGAACGCGAATTGTCTTTAGAGCTAGTTCGAGTCACGGAGCTTGCGGCGCTAGCCGCTTCCCCTTGGATGGGCCGGGGAGATAAGAACAGCGCCGATGGCGCAGCAACCGAAGCGATGCGGAGCATGTTTGATACGGTATCAATCCGTGGTACGGTTGTTATAGGCGAAGGAGAAATGGATGAAGCCCCGATGCTCTACATCGGCGAGCAGGTCGGCAGCATGCAGGGACCCGAGGTTGATGTTGCTGTTGATCCGCTCGAAGGAACGGAGATCGTTGCGCGGGGACTCAATAACGCAATGGCCGTATTGGCTGTTGCAGGCAAAGGCCAGCTCCTTCACGCGCCTGACATGTATATGGAAAAGCTTGCGGTTGGACCGGAGCTTGCCGGCAAGCTGTCGCTGAAGGACCCGATCCGCATAACGCTGGAGAAGGCGGCACTGGCGCTGGATAAGCCAATCACGGACCTGACCGTAATGATACTGGACCGTGAGCGCCATGCGGATATAACCCGCGATTTAAGAGAAGCGGGCGTCCGGATCAAGTTTTTATCGGACGGGGATGTCGCTGGAGCGCTTGCGCCTTCTTTTCCGGAAGCGGGTATCGATCTTTATGTTGGCTCGGGCGGTGCGCCCGAAGGGGTGCTTGCGGCAGCTGCGCTCAAGTGCCTTGGCGGTGAAATTCAAGGCAGGCTGATTCCCGAAAGCGAGGAGCAATATGAACGCTGCGTCTCTATGGGACTGACGGATCCTCGCAAAATATTAAATATCAACGATATGGTAGGGACCGGGGATGTTATCTTTGCGGCGACCGGCGTAACGCCCGGAGAGTTCCTAGGCGGTGTGCGCTATATGCCGGAACAGCGCGCGGAGACGCATTCCATGGTCATGCGGGCACAGACGCGTACCGTGAGGTATGTGAAGTCGCTTCATTATTTACCGAATAAACCTCTATTGCGCAAATAAACTAGGAATGAAAGAAGGAATGGAAATGGAACGAACCTTTGTCATGGTGAAGCCCGATGGTGTGAAGCGTGGATTAATCGGCAGCATAGTAGCAAGATTCGAGCACAAAGGCTTTAGGCTCATACAGGCCAAATTGATCGAGATCGATACGCCGCTGGCAGAGCGCCATTACAGCGAGCACGCGGCGAAGCCTTTCTTTGGCGAACTCGTCGAGTTCATTACTTCCGGTCCTTCTTTCGCCATGGTCTGGGAAGGCCCCGGTGCCGTAAAAAACGCCCGTACCCTAATCGGCCGCACGAATCCTACGGATGCCGATGCCGGTACGATTCGCGGCGATTACGCATTAAGCGTAGAGAGCAATATAGTTCATGGCTCCGATTCCGTTGAGAGCGCGGAACGCGAGATCGGGATGTTTTTTGGCGGACAGCTATGAAGTTTTTCCTTGATACGGCTAATGTCGAGGAAATCAGAAGAATTGCAAGGCTTGGCCTCGTTGACGGGGTAACGACGAATCCGTCCCTGATAGCGAAGGAAGGCCGTGATTTCAAAGAAGTTATCCAGGAAATTGCAGGTTTTATTCACGGTCCAATCAGTGCGGAGGTTATAGGAACTACTTCGGAAGAGATGCTGATGGAGGCTTTTGATATCGCGGATTGGGCGCCAAATATCGTCATTAAGCTGCCCATGACCGAGGATGGTCTGTATGCAACTCGCGCCTTGTCGGAAAAAGGCATTAAGACCAATGTGACGCTGATTTTTACGGCCGCACAGGGTCTCATAGCTGCCAAAGCAGGCGCAACCTACATCAGTCCCTTTGTCGGCCGCCTGGATGACATTGGTACGGACGGCATAGGACTAATTAGGGATCTCCGGACGATCCTTCATACCTATGGGATGCATGCGGAGATTATCGCGGCAAGCATCCGCCATATCGGGCATGTCGAGCAGGCTGCGCTGGCCGGAGCGCATATTGCAACGATTCCCGGAGCGCTGCTGCCGTCCCTTTGGAAGCATCCGCTTACGGATGCCGGCATTGCGAAATTCCTTAGCGATTGGGACAGCAGAAAGCCAAATTCGTAGACTATAAAATGACCAGAAACCCTCATCAAACGGGTAACCGTTTGCATGGGGGTCTTCTTTTTGTTGGAGTGCTTCTCCGCAACAATCCGTCGCAAAATTATGAAAACCGTTGAAAAAACTATTGACATGATACGATTTGTATCTTAAAGTAAGGTATACAAATGTTGATACGAATTGTATCTAAAGTCCTACAAGGCTGCAGGAGGGAAGCGAGTGGAACTTAAGCAGTATGCTCAGATCCTATTAAAAAAATGGTGGCTGATTGCCGCCATCGTTATTGTTGCTGTCGTTGCAACCGGCGTTAAAAGCTACTTATTTACAACCCCGATTTATCAAGCCAAGGCTACCCTGATCGTCAATCAATCTCCCCAGCAAGCCGGCGTGGAAGCACTGAATCTTGGTCTGCTGCAGTCCAATGTCATGCTCATCAATTCCTATAAAAAAATTGTTGAATCGGCCTACATCATGGAAAAGGTTGTCGAGCAGAATCCAAGCCTGGGCATTACCGCGGATCAATTATCGCAAAAGGTGAAGGTAGAATCCGCTGACGAATCACAGGTGATGGACATCATGTATACCGGCGCCTCATACAAAGAAGCCGCCCAAATCGTAAATACGGTATCCGCAATCTTCAAGGATCAAATTCCTCATATCATGAAGGTTGATAATGTAACCATTCTCGACAAAGCGGACGAGAAGGATATTCCTAGCCCGATCAATAACAGCCCAATCTTGAATATGCTGATCAGCCTTATCGTCTCTTGTATGCTGGCAGTCGGCATCATCTTCCTGCTCGATTATCTTGATGACACGATCAAGAACGAAGCGGAAATGCTGCAAACCTTGGATTTGCCGGTTCTTGCACTGATCAATAAGATCAATAAGCAGGACATGGGACTAAAGAACAAGCCGAACGTCAAGATGAAAAAAGAGCTCAATGAAGCTACTTATGCGACTCTTAACCAATAAGGAACAATCGAATAAAGGATTTGGTTTGGCAGCCCTAGACCTATAAGTCAGGGCTTGTATTTTATAGAGATATTATATCGGATAGGTGAGGGTGAGAGAGTAATGAATAAGGTGAAAAAGGCTATTATTCCTGCTGCCGGACTCGGAACCCGGTTCCTTCCGGCAACCAAAGCAATGCCGAAAGAAATGCTGCCGATCGTCGATAAACCTACGATTCAGTACATTGTGGAAGAAGCAATTGCATCCGGCATTGAAGATATTATTATCGTAACGGGCAAAGGAAAGAGAGCGATCGAGGATCATTTCGATCATGCTTTTGAGCTTGAGCATAATTTGTTCAGCAAAGGCAAATTCGATCTGCTGGACGAGGTTCGGCGCTCTTCCAACGTGGATATTCATTATATCCGTCAAAAAGAAGCACGCGGGCTCGGTCATGCGGTATGGTGCGC
This region of Paenibacillus sp. JDR-2 genomic DNA includes:
- a CDS encoding YveK family protein, producing MELKQYAQILLKKWWLIAAIVIVAVVATGVKSYLFTTPIYQAKATLIVNQSPQQAGVEALNLGLLQSNVMLINSYKKIVESAYIMEKVVEQNPSLGITADQLSQKVKVESADESQVMDIMYTGASYKEAAQIVNTVSAIFKDQIPHIMKVDNVTILDKADEKDIPSPINNSPILNMLISLIVSCMLAVGIIFLLDYLDDTIKNEAEMLQTLDLPVLALINKINKQDMGLKNKPNVKMKKELNEATYATLNQ